Proteins co-encoded in one Paraburkholderia terrae genomic window:
- a CDS encoding oligosaccharide flippase family protein: protein MDKGILRNVVINLIGLVLPTFVSLVTVPSYIKLLGVERYGVISLVWTLIGYFSILDLGMSMAAQNHISKARASNDEQACEQVFWSATWLNLATGIVGGLVIYFGAALYTAYFSKVSPELQHEVYMALPWLAVAIPLANVSWVFAGAINGAERFGIYNTNQTLGTFLFQLLPLAAAWMMGPTLQNVLAAAVVARLLAAILLGRSALNVLGIRHIRAPQFKVAKGLFNFGGWMLIASISGMVAESLDRVMLGTSLGARFVTYYTVPQNLVTRLNIVPTALQRTLFPRLSAVGRDDADVIMRQSLEFLNGVFTPIALVAIIVLEPFLHAWVGSEVADAGGPVGRILIISVWLVGQANLARILIQSQVHPATAARLGLFELPFFAAALWFGIAHFGLTGAAVVVAARGLFDYVALLKLSAIHARPIVLDMLAHLAFLVGTLWLATLLSSLPMAIAAGALIVSANVAWSLTMTPALRDLSRSLLVRLKLRLNPRNSA from the coding sequence ATGGATAAAGGCATCCTCAGAAACGTAGTGATCAACCTGATCGGACTGGTGTTGCCGACGTTTGTATCGCTCGTCACGGTGCCGTCGTACATCAAGCTGCTGGGCGTCGAACGCTACGGCGTGATCAGCCTCGTCTGGACGCTGATCGGCTACTTCAGCATTCTCGACCTCGGCATGAGCATGGCCGCGCAAAACCACATCTCGAAGGCGCGTGCATCGAACGATGAGCAGGCGTGCGAGCAGGTGTTCTGGAGCGCGACGTGGCTGAACCTGGCGACGGGCATCGTCGGCGGGCTCGTCATTTACTTCGGCGCGGCGCTCTATACCGCGTATTTCTCGAAGGTGTCGCCCGAGCTGCAGCACGAGGTCTATATGGCGCTGCCGTGGCTCGCGGTGGCGATTCCGCTCGCCAACGTGTCGTGGGTGTTCGCGGGCGCGATCAACGGCGCGGAACGCTTCGGCATCTACAACACCAACCAGACGCTCGGCACGTTCCTGTTCCAGCTGCTGCCGCTCGCCGCCGCATGGATGATGGGACCGACGCTGCAGAACGTGCTCGCGGCGGCTGTGGTCGCGCGTTTGCTCGCCGCGATCCTGCTCGGACGCTCGGCGCTCAATGTGCTCGGCATTCGTCATATCCGCGCGCCGCAGTTCAAGGTCGCGAAGGGACTCTTCAACTTCGGCGGCTGGATGCTGATAGCGAGCATCTCGGGAATGGTCGCCGAATCGCTCGACCGTGTGATGCTCGGCACCAGTCTCGGCGCGCGTTTCGTCACGTACTACACGGTGCCGCAGAACCTCGTCACGCGCCTGAACATCGTGCCGACTGCGCTGCAGCGCACGCTGTTTCCGCGCCTCTCGGCAGTGGGCCGGGACGACGCCGACGTCATCATGCGGCAGTCGCTCGAATTCCTGAACGGCGTGTTCACGCCCATTGCGCTCGTCGCGATCATCGTGCTCGAACCTTTCCTGCATGCGTGGGTGGGCAGCGAAGTCGCGGACGCGGGCGGCCCCGTGGGACGCATCCTGATCATCTCCGTGTGGCTCGTCGGCCAGGCGAACCTCGCGCGCATTCTCATTCAGTCACAGGTGCATCCTGCGACCGCCGCGCGCCTCGGTCTCTTCGAGCTACCTTTCTTCGCGGCCGCGCTGTGGTTCGGCATCGCGCATTTCGGCCTGACGGGCGCGGCCGTCGTCGTGGCCGCGCGTGGCCTGTTCGACTACGTCGCGCTGCTGAAACTGTCGGCCATTCACGCGCGCCCGATCGTGCTCGACATGCTCGCGCACCTTGCTTTTCTGGTGGGTACGTTGTGGCTCGCCACCTTGCTTTCCAGCCTGCCGATGGCCATTGCGGCGGGCGCGCTCATCGTGAGCGCGAACGTCGCGTGGTCGCTCACGATGACCCCTGCATTGCGCGATCTTTCGCGTTCGCTGCTTGTGCGTCTGAAGTTGCGACTCAATCCGAGGAATAGCGCATGA
- the galU gene encoding UTP--glucose-1-phosphate uridylyltransferase GalU codes for MLKVTKAVFPVAGLGTRFLPATKASPKEMLPIVDKPLIQYAVEEAIAAGITEMIFVTGRSKRAIEDHFDKSYEIEAELEARGKEQLLDLVRSIKPANVDCFYVRQAEALGLGHAVLCAEKLVGESPFAVILADDLLHSEQPVMKQLVDVFNHYHSSVVGVETIAREASRSYGVVDGKEWEEDVIKLSGIVEKPAPDKAPSNLGVVGRYVLMPTIFKHIRALKPGAGGELQLTDALQSLLTEEQVLAYRYFGTRFDCGSKIGYLKATVEFALRHPEVRSEFEDYLQSYLPLHLTAAAA; via the coding sequence ATGCTGAAAGTCACCAAAGCCGTCTTTCCTGTAGCGGGCCTCGGCACACGTTTTCTGCCCGCCACGAAGGCGAGCCCGAAGGAGATGCTGCCCATCGTCGATAAACCGCTGATCCAGTACGCGGTAGAAGAAGCGATCGCGGCAGGTATCACCGAAATGATCTTCGTCACAGGCCGCAGCAAGCGCGCGATCGAAGATCACTTCGACAAGTCTTATGAAATCGAGGCGGAACTCGAAGCGCGCGGCAAGGAGCAACTGCTCGATCTCGTGCGCAGCATCAAACCGGCGAACGTCGATTGCTTTTACGTGCGTCAGGCCGAAGCGCTCGGACTCGGCCATGCCGTGCTGTGCGCCGAAAAGCTGGTCGGCGAGAGCCCGTTCGCCGTGATCCTCGCGGACGACCTGTTGCACAGCGAACAGCCTGTGATGAAGCAACTGGTCGACGTCTTCAACCACTATCACAGCTCCGTGGTCGGTGTCGAAACCATCGCGCGCGAGGCAAGCCGCTCGTATGGCGTGGTTGATGGTAAGGAGTGGGAAGAGGACGTCATCAAGCTGTCGGGCATCGTCGAGAAGCCGGCACCCGACAAGGCGCCGTCGAATCTCGGCGTGGTCGGCCGCTATGTGCTGATGCCGACCATCTTCAAGCACATTCGCGCCCTGAAGCCGGGCGCGGGCGGCGAGCTGCAACTCACGGACGCGCTGCAGTCGCTGCTGACGGAAGAGCAGGTGCTCGCGTATCGCTACTTCGGCACGCGCTTCGATTGCGGCAGCAAGATTGGCTATCTGAAGGCGACGGTCGAATTCGCGCTGCGTCACCCGGAAGTGCGCAGCGAGTTCGAGGACTACCTGCAAAGCTATCTGCCGCTGCATCTGACCGCGGCCGCCGCCTGA
- a CDS encoding glycosyltransferase family 4 protein, with translation MNHDIVEEDLLRPTSVTRDAGRDLITTTPVARPPAKRRGARSVGPVRVAIIHDWLVTYAGAERVLEQIVACFPEADIFSLVDFLDDRTFLRGKSVTTSFIQKLPKARTKYRSYLPLMPLAIEQLDVSAYDVVISSSHAVAKGVLTGPDQVHISYVHSPIRYAWDLQHQYLQQSKLTSGPKSALARMILHYMRNWDIRTSNSVDAFVANSEFISRRIHKVYQRDSEVIFPPVDVESFSLCEEKDDFYLTASRMVPYKKIDLIVEAFARMPERKLVVIGDGPDMQKVRAKATPNVQIMGYQPFNVLRDHMRRAKAFVFAAEEDFGISVVEAQACGTPVIAYGKGGALETVRDQYESHPTGIFFNEQTADSIIGAIEDFADDPTRFRPVDCRANAERFSIRHFRERFFGFVRETVPALQGATLPVDEPPAKVSEPKPASSALRVLAIDQSGVMGGAELSLLEVVKALKARVQVVLFDDGPFRLALHREGVAVDVLDPGATRDIRKQGGTPPIAKAVKGVVSLVRATVARARQSDVIYANTQRAMVIGAIAGRFAGRPVVWHLRDIVSPEHFGSKQLAIIKWCAKLGLAHVIANSAASARAFAELTSFGDKRIDVVFNGISAAPFSALRDTPQSVLRARLKLPQDAFLVGSFSRLAQWKGQHVLLEAMVLNPQMHAVLVGAPLFGEDAYEARLREFVASNGLQGRVHFLGFQDDVAACMCAVDVVAHTSITPEPFGRVIVEGMLARRPVVAARAGGVVEIIDDGVNGVMCTPGDAHALADTLAELRSDQALRDRLVAQGYQTAVRKFGTQAYVEGVERILATVANGV, from the coding sequence ATGAACCACGATATCGTTGAAGAAGACCTCCTGCGTCCCACGTCCGTGACGCGCGATGCGGGCCGCGATCTCATCACGACCACGCCCGTTGCCAGGCCGCCCGCGAAACGGCGCGGCGCGCGCAGCGTCGGTCCGGTGCGTGTCGCCATCATTCACGACTGGCTCGTCACCTATGCGGGCGCCGAGCGTGTGCTCGAACAGATCGTCGCGTGTTTTCCGGAGGCGGACATCTTCAGCCTCGTCGATTTTCTCGACGACCGCACGTTCCTGCGCGGCAAATCCGTGACGACGTCCTTCATCCAGAAGCTGCCGAAGGCGCGCACGAAGTACCGCAGCTATCTGCCGCTGATGCCGCTCGCGATCGAACAGCTCGACGTGTCCGCGTACGACGTCGTGATCTCGAGCAGCCATGCCGTCGCGAAGGGCGTGCTGACGGGCCCGGACCAGGTGCATATCAGCTACGTGCATTCGCCCATCCGCTACGCGTGGGATCTGCAGCATCAGTATCTGCAGCAGTCGAAGCTGACGAGCGGGCCAAAGTCCGCGCTGGCGCGGATGATCCTGCATTACATGCGCAACTGGGATATCCGCACGTCGAATTCCGTCGATGCGTTCGTCGCGAACTCCGAATTCATCTCGCGACGCATCCACAAGGTCTATCAGCGTGATTCCGAAGTGATCTTTCCGCCCGTCGACGTCGAGTCGTTTTCGCTATGCGAAGAGAAGGACGACTTCTATCTGACGGCCTCGCGCATGGTGCCGTACAAGAAGATCGACCTGATCGTCGAGGCGTTTGCGCGGATGCCCGAGCGCAAGCTGGTCGTGATCGGCGACGGCCCCGACATGCAGAAGGTGCGCGCGAAGGCGACGCCGAACGTGCAGATCATGGGCTATCAGCCGTTCAACGTGTTGCGCGATCACATGCGCCGCGCGAAGGCGTTCGTGTTCGCAGCGGAAGAGGACTTCGGCATTTCCGTGGTGGAAGCGCAGGCGTGCGGGACGCCCGTGATTGCGTACGGCAAGGGCGGGGCGCTCGAAACCGTGCGCGACCAGTACGAGTCGCATCCGACGGGGATTTTTTTCAACGAGCAGACGGCCGATTCGATCATCGGCGCGATCGAGGATTTCGCCGACGATCCCACGCGCTTTAGGCCCGTCGATTGCCGCGCGAATGCCGAGCGTTTTTCGATCCGGCATTTCCGCGAGCGCTTCTTTGGCTTCGTGCGCGAAACGGTGCCCGCGTTGCAGGGCGCGACGCTGCCTGTGGATGAACCGCCCGCGAAGGTTAGCGAACCGAAGCCGGCATCGAGCGCCTTGCGCGTGCTTGCGATCGACCAGAGCGGCGTGATGGGTGGCGCCGAACTGTCGCTGCTGGAAGTTGTGAAGGCGCTCAAGGCGCGCGTGCAGGTGGTGCTGTTTGATGACGGACCGTTTCGCCTGGCGCTGCATCGCGAAGGCGTGGCCGTCGATGTGCTCGATCCCGGCGCGACGCGCGACATCCGCAAGCAGGGTGGCACGCCGCCCATCGCGAAGGCGGTGAAGGGCGTGGTGTCGCTGGTGCGCGCGACGGTCGCACGGGCCCGTCAGAGCGACGTGATCTATGCGAACACGCAGCGGGCGATGGTGATCGGCGCGATTGCTGGGCGCTTTGCGGGGCGTCCTGTGGTCTGGCATCTGCGCGATATCGTCAGCCCCGAGCATTTCGGCAGCAAGCAGCTTGCGATCATCAAATGGTGCGCGAAATTGGGGCTTGCGCATGTGATCGCCAATTCGGCGGCTTCGGCGCGTGCGTTTGCCGAGCTGACCAGTTTTGGCGACAAGCGCATCGATGTGGTGTTTAACGGGATTTCTGCTGCGCCGTTCAGTGCGTTGCGGGATACGCCCCAAAGTGTGCTGCGTGCGCGGCTGAAGCTGCCACAGGATGCGTTTCTTGTCGGCTCGTTTAGCCGTCTTGCGCAGTGGAAGGGGCAGCATGTGTTGCTCGAGGCGATGGTGCTCAATCCGCAGATGCATGCGGTTCTGGTGGGTGCGCCGCTGTTTGGTGAAGATGCTTATGAAGCCCGGTTACGGGAGTTTGTTGCGTCGAATGGGCTTCAAGGGCGGGTGCATTTTCTTGGGTTTCAGGATGATGTGGCTGCGTGCATGTGTGCTGTCGATGTGGTTGCGCATACTTCGATTACGCCGGAGCCGTTTGGTCGCGTGATCGTTGAGGGGATGTTGGCGCGGCGGCCGGTCGTGGCGGCACGAGCTGGCGGTGTGGTCGAAATTATCGACGATGGCGTGAATGGGGTGATGTGTACGCCGGGCGACGCGCACGCGCTGGCCGATACGCTTGCCGAGTTGCGGTCGGATCAGGCGCTGCGCGACCGGCTTGTTGCCCAGGGGTATCAGACCGCTGTGCGGAAGTTTGGGACGCAGGCGTATGTCGAAGGGGTAGAGAGGATTCTTGCCACTGTGGCGAATGGGGTTTGA
- a CDS encoding acyltransferase family protein, whose translation MTASTLPATPSHHRRIVQLDGLRAIAVLAVFAQHALKAPLWMGVDLFFVLSGFLITGILLDRKARQQSYFSYFYARRARRILPPYLLLMVVSSLLFGFGWAQHWEWYAFFATNIGDALNQSGHDSLNVLWSLAVEEQFYIVWPFVILLVPERALGYVAGALIVLVSVLRAVATPWFDSFWPIYYLTPFRMDLLAAGALLAVVVRRDANALAPFRLLAVLGVCVALAVLAWLHLHYPRFRAANTPLSNAGLYSVSLLLCTSVVVIALQSKGIVKRVLCNPVLVYIGTISYTIYLIHLTVLYALWPLHYNRYVTAALALAITLVYASTSWFGFERRLIHGGATRSQQPDAALHATREASRTSA comes from the coding sequence ATGACAGCCAGCACCCTGCCCGCTACGCCCTCTCATCACCGACGCATCGTCCAGCTCGACGGCTTGCGTGCGATCGCCGTGCTCGCGGTGTTCGCGCAGCACGCGCTGAAGGCGCCGCTGTGGATGGGCGTCGATCTGTTCTTCGTGCTGAGCGGCTTTCTGATCACGGGCATCCTGCTGGATCGCAAGGCGCGCCAGCAGTCGTATTTCAGCTACTTCTATGCGCGCCGCGCGCGTCGCATCCTGCCGCCGTATCTGCTGCTGATGGTGGTGTCGTCGCTGCTGTTCGGCTTCGGCTGGGCGCAGCACTGGGAGTGGTATGCGTTCTTCGCGACGAATATCGGCGATGCGCTCAACCAGAGCGGCCATGACAGCCTGAACGTGCTGTGGTCGCTCGCCGTCGAAGAGCAGTTCTATATTGTCTGGCCGTTCGTGATCCTGCTCGTGCCCGAACGCGCGCTCGGCTATGTCGCGGGCGCGCTGATCGTGCTCGTTTCCGTGCTGCGCGCCGTCGCGACGCCGTGGTTCGATTCGTTCTGGCCCATCTATTACCTGACGCCGTTCCGCATGGATCTGCTCGCGGCGGGCGCGCTGCTCGCCGTCGTCGTGCGGCGCGATGCGAACGCGCTTGCGCCGTTCAGGCTGCTTGCCGTGCTCGGCGTGTGCGTCGCGCTGGCCGTGCTCGCGTGGCTGCATCTGCACTATCCGCGTTTTCGCGCGGCCAATACGCCGCTGTCGAATGCCGGGCTGTATAGCGTGTCGCTGTTGCTGTGTACGTCGGTCGTCGTGATTGCGCTGCAGAGCAAGGGCATCGTCAAGCGTGTGCTGTGCAATCCCGTGCTCGTCTATATCGGCACGATCAGCTACACGATCTACCTGATCCACCTGACCGTTCTCTACGCGCTCTGGCCTCTGCATTACAACCGCTACGTGACGGCCGCGCTCGCACTCGCGATCACGCTGGTCTATGCAAGCACATCCTGGTTCGGCTTCGAGCGCCGCCTGATTCATGGCGGCGCGACGCGTAGCCAACAGCCCGACGCCGCGTTGCATGCGACACGCGAAGCATCGAGGACGAGCGCATGA
- a CDS encoding SGNH/GDSL hydrolase family protein, which produces MMRAPMLRVALCALFCAVALAHADQRAQPQVLIEAYGDSTTLGISCSDGRCGPRADNAVTYLQDALRAKYGVRVSVANDGVGGTMATQLRDGTGPGRNGPWKDRLAASNAQIVTINYGINEVMHNQTPEQFYQAETDLVKTAQALGKLPVLQTSNPMPDGRLNARLAEMAAMTRRVAAEQQVPLVDHYADISAMADWKTHMSDGAHPKPELYRVKAQQDFQVIDPLVRRVFGGAAVSQDQPPHAASPLHSTSDNPTRGNS; this is translated from the coding sequence ATGATGCGCGCGCCGATGCTGCGGGTCGCGCTGTGCGCGCTCTTTTGCGCCGTCGCGCTCGCACATGCTGACCAACGCGCACAGCCGCAAGTGCTGATCGAAGCCTACGGCGACTCGACCACGCTCGGCATTTCGTGCAGCGACGGCCGCTGCGGGCCGCGCGCCGATAACGCGGTGACGTATCTGCAGGACGCATTGCGCGCGAAATATGGCGTGCGCGTGTCGGTCGCGAATGACGGCGTTGGCGGCACGATGGCAACGCAATTACGCGACGGCACCGGCCCAGGCCGCAACGGCCCTTGGAAGGACCGCCTGGCAGCATCGAATGCGCAGATCGTCACGATCAATTACGGCATCAACGAAGTGATGCACAACCAGACGCCCGAGCAGTTCTATCAGGCCGAAACCGATCTCGTGAAAACGGCGCAGGCGCTCGGCAAGCTGCCCGTGCTGCAGACCTCGAACCCGATGCCCGATGGACGTCTGAATGCACGGCTCGCTGAAATGGCCGCGATGACACGGCGCGTCGCGGCCGAACAGCAGGTCCCGCTCGTCGACCATTACGCGGACATCTCCGCGATGGCCGACTGGAAAACCCATATGTCCGACGGCGCGCATCCGAAGCCCGAACTGTATCGCGTGAAGGCGCAGCAGGATTTTCAGGTGATCGATCCGCTCGTGCGGCGCGTGTTCGGCGGCGCAGCCGTCTCGCAAGACCAGCCGCCACACGCCGCATCCCCGCTTCACTCCACTTCCGACAACCCGACGAGAGGCAACTCATGA
- a CDS encoding phosphoribosyltransferase, giving the protein MHRRFADRADAGRALAEQLKHYAQRDDVVVLGLPRGGVPVAYEVACALGAPLDVLVVRKLGVPWQCELAMGAIASGDALYVDEELMRETGVSQPEFDRVLADEKAQLARREALFCDPRRASVDVTGRVAIIVDDGLATGASMKVAARALRARAPAKIVAALPVAPHDAAGRIGDDVDEYVCVTAPELFFSVSQFYSDFSETTDDDVRAILARASSASGPASSG; this is encoded by the coding sequence ATGCACCGTCGATTTGCGGATCGCGCCGACGCGGGCCGTGCGCTCGCCGAGCAACTGAAGCATTACGCGCAACGCGACGATGTCGTCGTGCTCGGGTTGCCGCGCGGCGGCGTTCCCGTTGCGTATGAAGTCGCCTGCGCACTGGGCGCGCCGCTCGACGTGCTCGTGGTTCGCAAGCTCGGCGTGCCGTGGCAATGCGAGCTGGCGATGGGCGCGATCGCGTCGGGCGACGCGCTGTATGTGGACGAAGAACTGATGCGCGAAACGGGCGTATCGCAGCCCGAATTCGACCGCGTGCTCGCGGATGAGAAAGCGCAACTCGCGCGGCGCGAGGCACTGTTTTGCGACCCGCGGCGCGCGAGCGTCGACGTGACGGGCCGCGTCGCGATCATCGTCGACGATGGGCTCGCGACGGGCGCTTCAATGAAGGTAGCCGCGCGTGCATTGCGCGCACGCGCGCCGGCGAAGATCGTTGCCGCGTTGCCCGTCGCGCCGCACGACGCGGCCGGGCGCATTGGCGATGACGTCGACGAATATGTCTGCGTTACCGCGCCGGAACTGTTCTTCAGCGTCAGCCAGTTTTATTCGGACTTCAGCGAAACCACCGACGACGATGTGCGCGCAATACTCGCACGCGCATCGTCGGCCAGCGGGCCCGCGTCGTCCGGATGA
- the gmd gene encoding GDP-mannose 4,6-dehydratase: MTTQRKAIITGVSGQDGAYLTKLLLGKGYQVTGTYRRTSSVNFWRMEELGVMDNPNLQLVEHDLTDAGSTLRLLDTVQADELYNLAAQSFVGVSFDQPSTTAQVTGVGVLNLLEGIRTVNPKMRFYQASTSEMFGKVQAVPQREETPFYPRSPYGVAKLFAHWSTINYRESYGMFATSGILFNHESPLRGREFVTRKITDTVAKIKLGKADVLELGNLDAKRDWGFALEYVEGMWRMLQADEPDTYVLATNRTETVRDFVKMAFAAAGYQLEWSGRNENEKGIDVRTGKTLIRVNPKFYRPAEVDLLIGCADKAREKLGWNPETSLEQLCKMMVEADVARNQNGVSC, encoded by the coding sequence ATGACCACACAACGCAAAGCTATCATCACGGGCGTATCCGGCCAGGACGGCGCCTATCTGACGAAACTGTTGCTCGGCAAGGGCTATCAGGTCACAGGCACGTATCGCCGCACCAGTTCTGTCAATTTCTGGCGGATGGAAGAACTCGGCGTGATGGACAATCCGAATCTGCAACTCGTCGAGCACGATCTGACCGACGCCGGCTCGACGCTGCGTCTGCTCGACACCGTGCAGGCCGACGAGCTCTACAACCTCGCGGCGCAGAGCTTCGTCGGCGTGTCGTTCGACCAGCCTTCGACGACCGCGCAAGTCACGGGCGTGGGCGTGCTGAATCTGCTCGAAGGCATTCGCACGGTGAACCCGAAGATGCGCTTCTATCAGGCGTCGACGTCGGAGATGTTCGGCAAGGTGCAGGCCGTGCCGCAACGCGAAGAAACGCCGTTCTATCCGCGCAGCCCGTATGGTGTCGCCAAGCTGTTCGCGCACTGGTCGACGATCAATTATCGCGAGTCGTATGGCATGTTCGCGACGAGCGGTATTCTGTTCAATCACGAATCGCCGCTGCGCGGTCGCGAGTTCGTCACGCGCAAGATCACCGACACCGTCGCGAAGATCAAGCTCGGCAAAGCCGACGTGCTCGAACTCGGTAATCTCGATGCGAAGCGCGACTGGGGCTTCGCGCTCGAATACGTCGAAGGCATGTGGCGCATGCTGCAGGCGGATGAACCCGACACCTACGTGCTCGCGACGAACCGCACGGAGACGGTGCGCGATTTCGTGAAGATGGCGTTTGCCGCTGCGGGTTATCAGCTCGAATGGTCGGGCCGCAACGAGAACGAAAAGGGTATCGACGTACGCACGGGCAAGACGCTGATTCGCGTGAACCCGAAGTTCTACCGCCCTGCCGAAGTCGATCTGCTGATCGGCTGCGCGGACAAGGCGCGCGAGAAGCTCGGCTGGAACCCGGAGACCTCGCTCGAGCAGTTGTGCAAGATGATGGTCGAGGCAGATGTTGCGCGCAATCAGAATGGGGTGTCGTGCTGA
- a CDS encoding acyltransferase family protein yields the protein MSDTALDATGSSLSFAPAARSEAKVAGKEHVIDAMRGFAALLVAYFHCRQVEWVGMQSFHHVAGKSFDLNTIVAYLTLPIAWGSAGVPIFFVISGYCIHRGAAQRLANNSAYRLDAMNFWARRFARIYPVLFAALLLTLALDWASLHFPPVNHKILDIGPQAFFVNLFSLQGLAGKTYGSNGALWTLSLEVQFYAVYPLVFALRRRLGILPVLGIVALVNIASVFVFERHDLQFFTSFWFSWMLGAWIAELQLKRDDASSRKRMPWLMYGLAVLLTVLGCVAFRFGQYLAFQFWAVGFAFYLNEALKSRRQNDTAVIRVLSRFGDFSFSLYSIHLPIFVLLSSVLYRSALQMSILPSFGFMVVAVAVAWVFYRCVELPAMKWSGSLKSVSRGNVR from the coding sequence ATGAGCGACACTGCACTGGACGCCACCGGCTCGTCCCTGTCCTTTGCGCCGGCGGCGCGCAGCGAGGCGAAGGTCGCCGGGAAGGAACATGTCATCGACGCGATGCGCGGGTTTGCCGCGTTGCTGGTGGCCTATTTTCATTGCCGCCAGGTCGAATGGGTGGGGATGCAGAGCTTTCACCATGTGGCGGGCAAATCATTCGATCTGAATACGATTGTTGCGTACCTGACGCTGCCCATTGCGTGGGGCTCGGCAGGGGTGCCGATTTTTTTCGTTATTAGCGGGTATTGCATTCATCGTGGTGCTGCGCAGCGTCTTGCGAACAATTCTGCGTATCGGCTCGATGCGATGAATTTCTGGGCGCGGCGGTTTGCGCGCATTTACCCTGTGCTGTTTGCCGCGCTGCTGCTCACGCTTGCGCTTGACTGGGCCAGCCTGCACTTTCCGCCCGTTAATCACAAGATTCTCGATATCGGGCCTCAGGCGTTTTTTGTCAATCTGTTCTCGCTGCAAGGTTTGGCCGGCAAGACGTATGGCTCGAATGGCGCGCTGTGGACGCTGTCGCTCGAAGTGCAGTTTTATGCGGTTTATCCGCTGGTATTTGCGCTGCGGCGTCGGCTTGGGATCTTGCCTGTGCTTGGGATTGTGGCGCTCGTTAATATCGCTTCGGTTTTTGTGTTCGAACGGCATGACTTGCAGTTCTTTACGTCGTTCTGGTTCTCCTGGATGCTCGGGGCGTGGATCGCTGAATTGCAGTTGAAGCGCGATGATGCTTCCTCGCGTAAGCGCATGCCGTGGCTGATGTATGGGTTGGCTGTCTTGCTGACAGTGCTTGGGTGTGTTGCCTTTCGGTTTGGGCAGTATCTGGCGTTTCAGTTTTGGGCTGTTGGGTTTGCTTTCTATCTGAATGAAGCGCTCAAGAGCCGGCGGCAGAACGATACGGCTGTGATTCGGGTGCTTTCTCGATTTGGCGATTTCAGCTTCTCGCTCTATTCGATTCATTTGCCTATTTTTGTGTTGCTGTCTTCGGTGTTGTATCGCTCGGCGTTGCAGATGTCGATCTTGCCGAGTTTTGGTTTTATGGTTGTGGCAGTCGCTGTTGCGTGGGTCTTTTATCGTTGTGTTGAGTTGCCGGCGATGAAGTGGTCCGGTAGTTTGAAGTCTGTTAGTCGTGGGAATGTGCGTTAA